The following are encoded in a window of Chryseobacterium sp. genomic DNA:
- the galE gene encoding UDP-glucose 4-epimerase GalE produces MTILVTGGLGYIGSHTVVELLNNNFEVVIVDDMSNSERFILNNIEQISGKKPAFYPFDLKRKELLAQVFEAHEIAGCINFAAYKAVGESQEKPIDYYENNLFTLINILQEFKVRNITNFIFSSSCTVYGQADVQPIDENTPMKTPESSYGKTKQMGEEILKDFAEAHNRKVSLLRYFNPIGAHPSGLLGELPLGIPNNLVPYVTQTASGIREKLNIWGNDYPTEDGTAIRDYIYVVDLAKAHVKALQKLISSPEQKVIDIYNLGTGKGSSVLEVVQAFERANSVEVPYQICDRRAGDITIAYANANKAERELGWKADTALEEALRTTWQWQKYLESRL; encoded by the coding sequence ATGACCATTCTTGTAACAGGCGGCCTTGGCTATATCGGTTCGCATACCGTAGTAGAACTATTAAATAATAATTTTGAGGTCGTTATAGTGGATGATATGTCCAACTCAGAACGGTTTATCCTTAATAACATTGAGCAGATCAGCGGAAAGAAACCTGCTTTTTATCCTTTCGACCTAAAAAGAAAAGAACTGCTCGCACAAGTTTTTGAGGCCCACGAAATCGCCGGCTGTATTAATTTCGCAGCGTACAAAGCTGTAGGTGAGAGCCAGGAAAAACCGATTGACTATTACGAGAATAACCTTTTCACATTAATCAATATCCTTCAGGAATTCAAAGTCCGCAATATCACCAACTTTATTTTCAGTTCCTCCTGTACCGTCTATGGTCAGGCCGATGTGCAGCCTATTGACGAAAATACACCAATGAAGACGCCGGAATCGTCGTATGGAAAAACCAAACAGATGGGCGAGGAGATCCTGAAAGATTTTGCTGAAGCCCATAACCGGAAAGTATCGCTTCTCCGCTATTTCAATCCGATTGGTGCGCATCCTTCCGGACTTCTGGGTGAACTGCCGCTGGGCATCCCGAACAACCTTGTACCGTACGTAACACAAACCGCCTCGGGCATTCGCGAAAAACTGAATATCTGGGGCAATGATTATCCCACCGAAGACGGCACCGCGATCCGCGATTATATTTATGTGGTTGATCTGGCCAAAGCCCATGTAAAGGCTCTTCAGAAACTTATCTCAAGCCCTGAGCAAAAGGTGATTGACATCTACAATCTGGGTACGGGAAAAGGCTCCTCCGTACTGGAAGTCGTTCAGGCTTTCGAACGTGCCAACAGTGTAGAAGTCCCTTACCAGATCTGTGACCGCCGTGCCGGCGACATCACCATCGCCTATGCCAATGCCAACAAAGCAGAGCGTGAACTGGGCTGGAAAGCCGATACGGCCCTCGAAGAAGCCCTGCGCACCACGTGGCAATGGCAGAAGTACCTGGAATCACGTCTCTAA
- a CDS encoding response regulator transcription factor gives MIKVAIVDDNALNRNTIREKITNSNIVIDFEARNGDDFFGHLERIPSSDYPQVVLMDLEMPVLDGIAAISSAVIRYPGIKFIVLTIFEDNERIFEAIKAGASGYLLKEDKGVNIIEAIRNVVEYDGIPMSPAIARRAMKLLSEGSQPDQSLQSPKDYQLSDRETEILTEIVKGLSPVQIAEKLFISPNTVRTHVNNIYKKLHLNSRSQIINLAYKNKWI, from the coding sequence ATGATAAAAGTTGCAATTGTTGACGATAATGCACTTAACCGAAATACCATCAGGGAAAAAATTACAAACAGCAATATTGTCATTGATTTTGAAGCCCGAAACGGCGACGACTTCTTCGGTCATCTGGAACGCATACCGTCATCAGATTATCCTCAGGTAGTGCTGATGGACCTGGAAATGCCGGTGCTGGACGGCATTGCTGCCATATCAAGCGCAGTGATCCGCTATCCTGGAATTAAGTTTATCGTGCTTACTATCTTTGAAGATAATGAAAGGATTTTTGAGGCCATCAAGGCCGGCGCCAGCGGTTATCTGCTTAAGGAAGATAAGGGCGTGAACATCATTGAAGCCATACGAAATGTGGTGGAGTATGACGGCATACCCATGAGTCCGGCCATTGCGCGGCGGGCTATGAAGCTGTTAAGCGAGGGCAGCCAGCCGGATCAGTCGCTGCAGTCACCAAAAGATTACCAGTTAAGTGACCGCGAAACTGAGATTCTGACAGAAATTGTAAAGGGACTTTCGCCGGTACAGATCGCCGAGAAACTCTTCATCAGCCCCAACACTGTGAGGACCCATGTAAATAATATCTACAAAAAGCTGCATCTCAATTCCAGAAGCCAGATTATCAATCTTGCCTATAAAAATAAATGGATTTAA
- a CDS encoding two-component regulator propeller domain-containing protein: protein MQSGNIATPSNKLSGRQLFVAVMLVLFMLWPPLFHAQYASVIENITENEGLPTNYIFNITEDHNGFLWFGTDKGLVKYSNGKFLIYDAENGGLPGNYIHHVLPDQKSGMFVWASGKDLVFFNTERNRVTHRYRHIGKKGLIYGLFPSDVNPDFVICSSESEDFIYAVSRNDLTKIYKILPAYIRQNGGSKKYFAVVKGQELLVATDRFRTEKAPAVQKGITYRVLFGTGIIRSINDKVLDTINERNGLESHMLTDIHQTAEGHLYFSTLGGGFSYIRNEGQRKAYPLANGKVRSVVFSNNKYYVLSRGEVLVLDGKKIESRFEVGRDALTLFVDGNRLYAGTFNGLQVYVINNGKLKLERMFHITDGISKIFKTPDGKLVFSTYGNGLFKENGRGFKNIRLPVFNNIENVFESYGGNFFATSYESGFIEFDSAIRTARSVSRKNGLESNNINYIYSEKDTLWVGSPSGLTARVNNRQVLNLGRKQGFSGNSVKSIFRCRQGRLWVVTNTLLMEKTATGLKPFGSFGGHGGRSPYISYAKYIPEKDELVIATRLRLSVFAMSEMIPSKKVQPPSLEYIEADGRIINYFKKVELEPDNMQTVFTFRTVDKDFLDQSGLYYKLGAGGWLPFSNGNKLLLTHLNAGPHQLQIKSRNRDGYEEIYPGVIEIHVQPPFYRKWWFILLMVTMLIGLSSFLVYQYYRTKYERKLHDSRVNEEIEEERRRISRDLHDNIGAYTTSLIMRIENLEQKHGDRSADLQEIREISYHIMSLLRQTIWVLKMRETTVENCYEGLLSYSTRYFKTVPHIELNISENIAVNRSMESSKSISVFRIVQEALHNIVKHSGADRVDIYFESTDKMSLTVKDNGTGFNEREHSNGFGLSNMKARANEIGFELKVKTGPEGTEITIVEQ, encoded by the coding sequence TCGTAGCTGTAATGCTGGTGCTTTTCATGCTGTGGCCGCCTCTTTTTCATGCCCAATATGCCTCGGTAATTGAAAATATTACCGAGAATGAAGGTCTACCCACCAATTATATCTTTAATATTACAGAAGATCACAATGGCTTTTTGTGGTTTGGTACAGATAAGGGTCTGGTGAAATATTCCAATGGCAAATTTCTGATTTATGATGCAGAAAATGGAGGGTTGCCCGGGAATTATATCCATCATGTGTTGCCGGACCAAAAATCGGGCATGTTTGTTTGGGCATCAGGGAAGGATTTGGTTTTTTTTAATACCGAAAGAAATAGGGTGACGCACCGTTACCGTCATATTGGGAAAAAAGGTTTGATCTACGGGCTTTTCCCATCGGATGTGAATCCGGATTTCGTCATATGTTCCAGTGAGAGTGAAGATTTTATTTATGCAGTGAGCAGAAATGACCTGACAAAGATCTACAAAATTCTTCCAGCATACATTAGGCAAAATGGAGGCAGTAAGAAGTATTTTGCGGTAGTGAAAGGACAAGAACTTTTGGTTGCTACCGACCGTTTCCGCACCGAAAAAGCTCCGGCAGTACAGAAAGGTATTACTTACCGTGTGCTTTTTGGAACAGGCATCATCCGTTCTATTAATGATAAAGTCCTGGACACCATAAATGAGAGAAACGGACTCGAAAGTCATATGTTAACGGATATTCATCAGACAGCCGAAGGTCATTTATACTTTTCTACGTTGGGCGGTGGTTTTTCCTATATCCGCAATGAAGGTCAGCGAAAAGCCTATCCGCTGGCAAACGGCAAAGTCAGATCTGTTGTGTTCAGCAATAATAAGTATTATGTACTTTCACGGGGTGAGGTGTTGGTGCTGGACGGTAAGAAAATAGAATCCAGGTTTGAGGTTGGAAGGGACGCGCTTACGCTGTTCGTGGACGGAAACAGATTATATGCAGGCACGTTCAACGGGCTGCAGGTGTATGTCATCAATAACGGAAAACTTAAGCTGGAAAGGATGTTTCACATTACCGACGGCATTTCTAAGATCTTTAAAACTCCCGATGGTAAGCTGGTCTTTTCAACTTATGGCAACGGACTTTTTAAAGAAAACGGCCGCGGCTTTAAAAATATCAGGCTACCAGTCTTTAACAATATTGAAAATGTTTTTGAAAGTTACGGGGGAAATTTTTTTGCCACATCTTATGAATCCGGATTCATTGAGTTCGACAGTGCAATCCGGACAGCGCGCAGTGTAAGCAGGAAAAACGGCTTGGAGTCCAACAATATCAACTATATTTATAGTGAAAAAGATACTTTGTGGGTTGGATCACCCTCCGGACTGACAGCCAGGGTGAATAACAGGCAGGTTCTGAATCTGGGCAGGAAACAGGGATTTTCAGGAAATTCTGTGAAAAGCATATTCCGCTGCAGGCAGGGACGCTTATGGGTAGTTACCAATACGTTGTTAATGGAGAAGACAGCGACGGGCCTGAAGCCTTTTGGTTCCTTTGGAGGGCATGGTGGCAGAAGCCCATACATAAGCTACGCAAAATATATTCCGGAAAAAGATGAACTTGTGATCGCAACCAGATTGAGGCTTTCCGTCTTTGCCATGAGCGAAATGATTCCCAGCAAAAAAGTTCAGCCCCCTTCTCTGGAATATATTGAAGCGGATGGCCGCATCATAAATTATTTTAAGAAAGTGGAACTTGAACCGGACAATATGCAGACTGTCTTCACTTTCCGGACGGTGGACAAAGATTTTCTGGATCAGTCCGGCCTTTATTATAAACTTGGTGCGGGCGGGTGGCTCCCCTTTTCAAACGGTAATAAACTCTTGCTTACACACCTGAACGCCGGCCCGCATCAGCTTCAGATCAAAAGCCGCAACCGGGACGGTTATGAGGAAATCTACCCTGGAGTAATCGAAATCCACGTTCAGCCTCCTTTTTACCGTAAATGGTGGTTTATCCTCCTTATGGTGACTATGCTGATTGGACTGAGCAGTTTTTTAGTTTATCAATACTACCGAACGAAATACGAGCGTAAACTGCATGACTCCAGGGTAAACGAAGAAATTGAGGAAGAGCGCCGGCGCATCAGCCGTGACCTTCATGATAATATCGGTGCGTACACGACCAGTCTTATTATGCGGATTGAGAACCTGGAACAAAAGCATGGCGACAGGAGTGCTGACCTGCAGGAAATCCGCGAAATATCCTATCATATTATGAGTTTACTGCGCCAAACCATCTGGGTACTTAAGATGCGCGAAACAACTGTTGAAAACTGTTATGAAGGCTTACTGAGCTACAGTACACGCTATTTTAAGACTGTGCCCCACATTGAGCTCAATATTTCTGAAAATATCGCCGTAAACCGCAGCATGGAATCGTCCAAATCCATCAGTGTGTTCAGGATTGTGCAGGAAGCTCTGCATAATATAGTGAAACACTCGGGTGCAGACAGGGTAGACATATATTTTGAATCAACGGACAAAATGTCGCTAACGGTAAAGGACAACGGAACAGGATTCAACGAAAGAGAACATTCCAACGGTTTTGGACTCAGCAATATGAAGGCCCGGGCTAACGAGATAGGTTTTGAGCTGAAAGTGAAAACAGGGCCTGAAGGCACAGAAATTACGATAGTAGAGCAATAA